One genomic window of Mycteria americana isolate JAX WOST 10 ecotype Jacksonville Zoo and Gardens chromosome 6, USCA_MyAme_1.0, whole genome shotgun sequence includes the following:
- the C6H15orf40 gene encoding UPF0235 protein C15orf40 homolog: MLALAGFRRLLAAPVRSGGGAMPRKGKGAGKGPAEPGVAAGPVVVAGDGCVRVAVRAKPGSRCSAVTDVTAEAVGVAIAAPPSEGEANAELCRYLSKVLEVKKSEVILEKGGKSREKVVKILVSMTPDEILEKLKKEASS, encoded by the exons ATGCTGGCCCTCGCCGGCTTCCGTCGGCTGTTGGCGGCGCCGGTGCGGAGCGGCGGTGGGGCCATGCCCCGAAAG ggaaaaggagctgggaaggggccCGCGGAACCGGGCGTCGCCGCGGGACCGGTGGTGGTGGCGGGCGACGGCTGCGTGAGGGTGGCGGTTCGCGCCAAGCCCGGCTCCCGCTGCAGCGCCGTCACAG aTGTGACAGCTGAGGCAGTAGGTGTAGCTATTGCTGCACCTCCATCAGAAGGGGAGGCAAATGCAGAGCTGTGTCGCTATCTCTCTAAGGTGCTAGAAGTGAAGAAGAGTGAAGTTATTTTAGAGAag GGTGGTAAATCACGTGAAAAAGTGGTGAAGATTTTGGTATCAATGACACCAGATGAgattttagaaaaactgaaaaaagaagctTCCAGTTGA